AACTACTAAATTTTATTGTCAGGAATGTGGCTATGAATCATTGAAATGGCTTGGGAAATGTCCTGGATGTGAAAAATGGAATACATTCGTAGAAGAAATTAAACTTCCTGCCTCAAAATATCCTTCTTTAGCCCCTTGCGAACCAAAATCTATTTCTGACATTGAAATCTCAGAAGAAGAAAGATTATTAACTAAAATTAACGAATTTGACCGAGTTTTAGGTGGTGGAATAGTGCCAGGAGCATTAATTTTAATTGGTGGTGACCCGGGAATTGGAAAATCAACATTACTCCTTCAATCGGCAAATGCGTTGAGTATCGAATATGGGTTGTTATTATATGTTTCTGGTGAAGAATCATTACAACAAATTAAATTAAGGGCAAATAGAATAAATGCTGATTCTAAAAATCTACATATTCTTACAGAATGTAACCTTGAATACATCATCAACAAAATAGAAGAGATAAAACCCAAGATAGTGATTATTGATTCTATTCAGACAATTTATAAATCAGAATTAGGTTCTTCTCCTGGCAATATTGGTCAGGTGCGCGAATGCACCACCTCATTAATGTATTTAGCCAAACAAAAACAAATTGCTATCTTTATCATTGGTCATGTAACCAAAGAAGGGGCAATTGCTGGACCCAGGGTATTAGAACATATAGTTGATACCGTGCTTTATTTTGAAGGGGCACAGTATAATACTTATCGAATTTTAAGGGCAGTAAAAAATCGTTTCGGGTCAACAAATGAGATTGGTGTATTTGAAATGCAAGAAAAAGGACTGGTTGAGGTAAATAGCCCCTCATCAGCATTTTTGTCTCAAAGACCAATAGGCGTTTCTGGTTCTGTAGTTACAGCCAGCATAGAAGGAACAAGACCTATTCTGGTTGAATTGCAATCTCTGGTCAGCCCGACTAACTTTGGTCTGGCAAAAAGGGAAACTCTGGGCGTAGATTACAATCGCACCGCACTCCTGTTAGCGGTTTTAGAAAAACGCATGGGATTACATCTTGGAATATACGATGTTTTTGTCAATGTAACAGGTGGAATGAAAATTGTAGAACCCGGCGCAGATTTAGGCATTGCCTGTGCTGTGGTCTCAAGCCTTAAAGATAAACCCATTGATTCCAAAATCGCCATTGTTGGCGAGGTAGGCTTAGCCGGTGAGGTTAGAGGAATAAGTTATATTGAAAAAAGGATAGAAGAGGTAAGTAAACTGGGATTTGAACGCTTTATTTTACCAGAATATAACTTAGCGGGACTAAAATCTTATTCAATTGACTTAATAGGGGTCAAAAATCTGAAAGAGGCTTTAGAAAATGTCAAACTGAATCAATAAGCAGTGAACAGAAGCCTACTAACCACTATTCACTGCTCAGTGTTTACCCTCTTTTCTATCTCTATCATTAATAAGCAGTTATGAAATAAGTAAAAAAAGTTTATTTTTTTCTTTTGACTTTTGAGATTAATTATGCTATAATAATTGCAAGGAAGCAAAAAATGATGTTTAATGTAGGTGATAGAATAGTATATCCTCTACATGGAGCAGGAATCGTAGAGTCAATTGAGCACCATGAGGTACTGGGAAAAAATCAAAGTTATTATGTTCTAAGATTATTAATGGATAAAATAAGAATAATGGTGCCAACTTCATCAGTAGAAAAGGTGAAATTAAGAGGAGTTATCTCTGGAGGTGAGGTATCAAAAGTAATAGAAATTTTAAGAAAAAAAGATGATGAAATAAATTATATTTCTGATTGGAAGACAAGGTATGCAAATAATTTAGAAAAGATGAAAAGTGGTTGCATTTATAAAATAGCTGAAGTAGTAAAAAATCTTTCTTCACGCCATAAAAAACATGGATTATCATCTATAGAAAAAAGGCTTTTTGATAATGCTTTATCAATGATTGTTAGTGAAGTATCTTTTGCTAAGGATATTGATATTAAAGAATCAATTGCTATGATTGAGGAAATATTATAAATAATAATAAAATTTTGTAATTATCTTACAAAAATCTTTTTAAACAGAATTTTTAGAGGCGTAGGGGAAAAAATTATTTCTTCTACGCCTTTTTTTCATCAAGGTTTCACGAAATCTAAAGGAGGTAAAAAAATATAATGAGAAGGATTTTGTTTGTTCTTCTTTCCGTAGTAGTCGGATTCCTTATTGGTTATTTGAATAATCAATATTTAATGGGATTCTTAGTCGGATTAGGCTTCGGACTTACTATTATTGGAATAGAGGTATGTTTAGTTCGAGTTCAAGGAGTAAAGGTTGTTTTTGCTGGATTAGGGTTAATGTTGGGATTAATCATTGCCAATTTATTAGCCTTATCCTGTGTATATCTCCCTGAAATTCAAAGATTCTCGATGTATCTGCATTTGGCTCTATGTTTAATTTTTGGATATCTGGGAATGATAATTGCGGTAAAGAAAAAAGAGGATATATTAAAGACATTTACCTTTACCAGGATTCAATCTGAAGCAAAAGAAAAAGAAAAAGTCTCTAATGCGGAACTAAAAATATTAGATACGAGTGTCATTATTGACGGAAGAATTGCTGATATATGCGAAACGGGTTTCATAGAAGGAATTTTAGTTATACCCCGCTTTGTTCTAAAGGAGTTACAAAAGATTGCCGATTCTTCTGATTCACTAAAAAGAAATCGCGGCAGAAGAGG
The nucleotide sequence above comes from bacterium. Encoded proteins:
- the radA gene encoding DNA repair protein RadA, with product MINQSTTKFYCQECGYESLKWLGKCPGCEKWNTFVEEIKLPASKYPSLAPCEPKSISDIEISEEERLLTKINEFDRVLGGGIVPGALILIGGDPGIGKSTLLLQSANALSIEYGLLLYVSGEESLQQIKLRANRINADSKNLHILTECNLEYIINKIEEIKPKIVIIDSIQTIYKSELGSSPGNIGQVRECTTSLMYLAKQKQIAIFIIGHVTKEGAIAGPRVLEHIVDTVLYFEGAQYNTYRILRAVKNRFGSTNEIGVFEMQEKGLVEVNSPSSAFLSQRPIGVSGSVVTASIEGTRPILVELQSLVSPTNFGLAKRETLGVDYNRTALLLAVLEKRMGLHLGIYDVFVNVTGGMKIVEPGADLGIACAVVSSLKDKPIDSKIAIVGEVGLAGEVRGISYIEKRIEEVSKLGFERFILPEYNLAGLKSYSIDLIGVKNLKEALENVKLNQ
- a CDS encoding TRAM domain-containing protein, with product MMRRILFVLLSVVVGFLIGYLNNQYLMGFLVGLGFGLTIIGIEVCLVRVQGVKVVFAGLGLMLGLIIANLLALSCVYLPEIQRFSMYLHLALCLIFGYLGMIIAVKKKEDILKTFTFTRIQSEAKEKEKVSNAELKILDTSVIIDGRIADICETGFIEGILVIPRFVLKELQKIADSSDSLKRNRGRRGLDVLNKIQKMVNIPVKIDETDFNDIREVDSKLVRLGKLCGGKVFTNDFNLNKVAELEGVRVLNINELAESLKPVVLPGEEMNVHVIKEGKEFSQGVGYLDDGTMVVVDNGQDFIGQKVKVIVSSVLQTTAGRMIFAKLEEGRM
- a CDS encoding CarD family transcriptional regulator, whose amino-acid sequence is MMFNVGDRIVYPLHGAGIVESIEHHEVLGKNQSYYVLRLLMDKIRIMVPTSSVEKVKLRGVISGGEVSKVIEILRKKDDEINYISDWKTRYANNLEKMKSGCIYKIAEVVKNLSSRHKKHGLSSIEKRLFDNALSMIVSEVSFAKDIDIKESIAMIEEIL